The region ACCAGGCGTTGCTCGGTCGGGGCGACATGCTCTCCGCGCGGAAGCGGCCCGTACTGGAACCCCGCGAGCCCGAGACGGTGGGCGAACTCGTCGAGGAGGTCGTACAGGGGTCGGCCTTCGGCCCGGGCTAGCAGCAGACCGAGCAGGATGAACCCGCGGTTGATGTACCGGTGCCTCCCCGGCGAGTCGAGCGGCTCGGACAGGATCGCCTCGGCGACGTCCCGGGCCTCGCCCGAGTACAGATCGAGCCGGGTGGCCGGCATCAGGCCCGAGGTGTGCGTGAGGATCTCCCGCGGTGTTACGGAACCACCCTCACCCTCCGCGAACCCCGGGAAGTATCCGGACACCGGCGCGTCGAGGTCGACCAGGGCCCGGGACGCGGCGTCACCGAAAAGCGGCCAGGTTGCGACGACCTTCGTCAGGCTCGCCACGTCGTACAGCGTCGAAGGCTCCGGGGCGATGGTGCCGCCCGGCGACACCGTGCCCGAGACGGCGTAGCCCGGGGTGGTTCCCACCGTTCCGGCGGCGATGATCCCGCCCGGGGTCCGGCGATCGCCCACCATGCGGTCGAGTGCTCCGCGCATGGTCGCCAGCGCCGTGTCCGCCCACACGGATGATCGCGCGGTGGGCGTTTCGGTCAATGGTCCTCCTCGGTGATGTCGGCGCCCAGCGCGCCGAGGGTGTCGGCCAGGTCCTCGTATCCGCGGCGCAGATGGCGCACACCGTAGACGCGGGTGGTACCCCTGGCCGCCAGGGCGGCCAGGACGAGGGCGGTCGCGGCTCTGATGTCGTCACCGTGCACCGTAGTGCCGCGCAGCCGGGACCGCCCGGTGATCGTGAGTTCCTGCCCGCGTGCGGTCACATCGGCGCCGAGGGCGACCAGACCGGGGACATGGGTGGCGCGTTGGGCGTAGATCCGTTCCAGCACCCGGGAGGTTCCCGGGGTCTGGGTCAGCAGCGCGACGAGTTGGGGCTGCAGATCGGTCGGGTAGCCGGGGTGAACGCCGGTCTCGACGGTGACCGGGTGCAGGTCGGAAGGTGTGGTGCGTATGGTGCCGATGCCTCGGGTGAGCTTCAGGCCCACGTCGGCGAGGGTGTCGACGAACCCCCGGGGCAGGCTGTCGAGGGTGGGGTCTTCGACCTCGACGCGGCCGTTGGTGATCGCCCCGGCCAGCAGCAGCGTGCCCGCGGCCATCCGGTCGGCGGGCACGCGTGCGGCCGCGGGGGCGAGCCGGTCGCGTCCCTCGACGAGCAGGACACCGTTCTCCGCTTCGATCGGTACCCCCATACGGCGCAGCAGCTCCGCCGTCGCGTGCACCTCGGGCTCCCCGCTCGGAGACACCACTCGTGACTCGCCCCGGGCCGAGGCGGCCAGCAGCAGGGCCGTCACGGTCGCACCGAGACTCGGACCGAAGCCGCCCGGTGTCGTGCAGTCGAAGGAGAACCCGCACAGCCCGGTCCGGATCCGGGCGGAGACGATCCCGTTGGCCGTGCGGACCTCGGCGCCCGCAGCACGCATGGCTTCCAGGTGGAGGTCGATACGGCGCACGGCGAAGGCATCGCCGCCCGGCATCGGGAAGACCGCGCGCCCGGTCCGGGCGAGTAGCGCGGCGCCGAAACAGGCGGTCGGGCGGATCATGCCGCCGAGGTCTGGCGGGATGACGCCGCTCGTGACGTCGGCCGCGTGCACGTCCATGCCGGCGCCGTCAAACGAGACCTGGGCACCGGCGGCCCCGATGATGTCGGCGACCACCCCGGTATCGGTGATCCTGGGGACGTTGTGCAGTCGAACCGGGTGGGCGGACAGCAGCGCGGCCGAGGCCAGGTGCAGGAAGACGTTCTTCGATCCCTGCACGCGGACGACCCCTGCCAGGGGACGGCCGCCTCGAATACGGAGATGGGTCATGACCTCACCCGCGCTTGAGAGGGGTACAGGCCGCCGAGCTGGTCGGTCGGGTAGATGGTCACGTCCGGTCCGATCAGCGTCCCCGGAGCGACAGAGGTCAGCGCGGGCAGTTGCACACGGTCGCCCAGGACCGCACCGAACTTCGTCTGACCGGTCCCTACGCGGGTGCCCGCGATGGTGATGGACAGTTCGTCGACGGCCGGCTCGACGACGGGCCGGTCGACCCGCAGGTTCGCCAGAACGGAGGAGGAACCGACGTTGACCTGGCTGCCGACGATCGAGTCCCCGATGAACACGAAGTGCATGGCGCGTGTGTCGGCCAGGATGAGGCTTCGGGTGATCTCGCAGGCGTAGCCGATCCTGCTCCCGGGCCCGATCACCGTGTGATCGCGAACCAGGCCGCGACCGATGTAAGCGCCCCGACAGATCAGCGCGGGGCCGGTGATGACGGCTCCGGCGTCGACGGTCGCGCCGGGTTCGACGATCACGGCACCGTCGACCTCGGCCCGGGGATGGATGGCGCCGGCCAGCGATCGGCGGGCGGTGGTGAGCCAGTCGGTCAGCGCGGACTTGACCTCGAAGACGGTCGTGGGAAGCGGGAAGGGGAGCGGCACACCGGCGGTGTCGCAGTAGTAGGAGAGGTCGAGGAACTGTCCGCTGTCCTGCTGAGGGGCCATTCGTTCCTCCGGAGGGAGTCGGTGGGTGGGCCGGCGAGCCCGGTTTCCGTGGCCGCCGTCGAGCGCGCGGGGGCGGGGGCGGGTGGCTGGACCCCGAAGGCACCGGCGCTCACCGCCTCAACGTGGGTGCCTGCGACTTTCCCCTTTCCTGTGAACTGTGTGAATTCATTGCGATCGGGCTGTTCGTGCACTTCTCCTGAGGCCCGTGGACGAGCGACAGGGTGCGAGCACGATCGGAACCGGCGGCTTGTCGCTTCTTTGCCGGGCGACCGTTTTCGTGTGCGGTGGCACAAGGCGATGTAACGTCGATCGGCAGTGGTTGAGGAATCTCCCGGCGATATACGACGGCGGTATGAATGAGCGGCCCCCACCTTTCGGAACGCCTCTCGATCCCCCTGTGCTTCTGGTCTCGCGCCGAGGTCCTGCACGCCTTGGAGGATCACGATGCCGGAGCCCTGTTCCGCCTCGTCCGGCAGTACTGCGGCGCGAGCCAGCAGGCGATCGGAGCGGCCGTCGACCTTGCGCAGCCGCACGTCAGTCGGATCATGTCGGGCCGGCAGCGGATGACGACGCTCCAGAGTTGGCAGCGAGTAGCGGACGGCCTCGAAATGCCGAACGATGCCCGTTGCATGATCGGGCTCGCCGACGCCCGGTCCGCATATATCGGCGGCAACTCCCGATCCGGTGCGTCGACTGCGGCAACAGGTGATCTATGGTCGGCGCCGAGAACAGTTGAGGACATCGCCGAGATCACGTTGAAGGACCTGATGAAACGCAGAGAGGCTCTTGTCGTCGGTGGCGCACTCGTCGTCGGTGCGGCGCTCACCGAGACTTTCGAACACTGGTTGCTGCCGCCCAGGGGCATCCTCGACCGCGGCAAGGGGAGGCTCGGGGAAAGCGAGCTTCGGCGGATCGAGGCCGCGACCGTGGCGCTACGGCACTGGGACGACCGCTGGCGCCTGGGGATCCGTCGCAAGGCCGTCGTCGGCCAGCTCTCCGAGGTCTCCGAACTCGCCGAGACCACTCAGTCGGCATCGGTCCAGGCGCGCCTCTTCGTCGTCATGGCCGAGCTGTCGAAGATAGCCGCGTCCATGTCCTACGACGCAGGCGATCATCCGACCGCGCAGAAGTACTACATGCTCTCGCTGCGGGCGATCCACCAGGCCGGCCCGGAACACAAGCTGTACGGTGTCGGAGTCCTGGCCGACATGGCGCGCCAGATGCTGGACACGAAGAACCCTCGCGATGCCCTCGACATCTCCCGGATCGCCTTGGACAGTGCCCAGGCGCACAAAGCGCCGTCAACGGTGCTGGCGATGCTCCGCACCCGGGAGGGGTGGTCCTACGCCGGCATGGGGCGCGCAGCGGCCTACACACGGTCCGTCGCCCAGGCCGAGGAGCTCCTGGAAGAAGGGGACGCCGATGAGCTTCCGAGCTGGGCGCGCAACTTCGACCGTGCCGAGCTGCTCGGGGTCGTCGGTGCGCGGTACCGGGATCTCGCCCTCGGGCAGGACGACAAGGTGGCGCGGACCGAGTACGCGCGATCGTCGGCCGACTACATCGCCCAGGCCCTTCGGCTGCGTGATCCGGAGAAGAGGCGCAACCGGGCGTTCGACCTGGTCGGCCTGGGACGGACCTACCTCGTTCTCGGAGAGCCCGAGGAGGCCGCGCGGGTCGTCGCCCAGGCCGCCGGTATCGAACGTGACCTCGGGTCGGGACGGGTACGCCGACGCCTGCACGACTGGCATCGCGAAGCCGCAGCCTTCCACCGGGAGCCCGCTGTGGCAGGGGTCCGCGAGGAGTTGTCGAATACCCTGCTGGCCGAACCCTCGACCTCGAAGGAGACGGCATGACACGGATCGGGATCACCGGTCACTCCAATCTGACGGCCGACAGCGTTCCCCTCGTGCGCAAGGCCCTCGCCGAGGTGCTCGCGCCGTACAGTGACGGAGACCTGGTCGGCCTCTCCTGCCTCGCCCGAGGGGCCGACCAGATCTTCGCCGAAGTCGTTCTGGAGACCGGCGGGAAGCTGGAAGTCGTGCTTCCCTCGGTCGACTACCGCGAGGCGAAGGTGAAGCCTCACGATCTCGACCGGTTCGACGACCTTCTGATGCGCTCGACGCTGGTCCGCTACATGCCGCACAAGACAGCGGGGCGAGAAGCCTACGAGGACGCGAACGAAGCGGTCCTGAGCGGGATCGACCGTCTCGTCGCAGTCTGGGACGGCCGGCCCTCCGACGGCAAGGGCGGTACCGGGGACGCGGTCGCGGCCGCTCGTGACCGGGGAGTCCCGGTCGACGTCGTCTGGCCGGACGGCACTCGGCGCGAGTGATCCGTTCCGGCGCAGAACGGCCGCTCCCCGAGGTGGAGCGGCCCTTTCGGTTCTGGGGCGGTAGCGGTTCCGGTGACAGCCGCGCCGGGATCCCGGTGTCCTGTCCCGTCCCCTCGATGGGGACCGGACCGGTGGCCTCCCGTGCTTCCTTCGATCCGGCGGCCTCTGGGTAGGGTCTTGACCCTCACACCGTGTCAGGCGGTCGACTCGGAGACACCATGTTCACCATCGGAGATTTCGCCCGGCACGGCTGCGTCTCGGTCCGCATGCTGCGTCACTACGACGCGACAGGACTCCTGCGCCCGGCCCACGTCGACCCCGCCAGCGGCTACCGCTACTACACCGCCGCCCAGCTCTCCCGCCTCAACCGGATCATCGCGCTCAAGGACCTCGGATTCACCCTCCAGCAGGTCCGGGAGATCGTGGACGAGAAGGTCGGCGCCGACGAACTGCGCGGCATGCTGCGGCTGCGGCGGGCCGACCTGGAGACCGCGAGGACTTCCGCGCAGGCCCGGCTGCTCCAGGTCGAGGCGAGGCTCCGAGCGATCGAGAGCGAGGGGCACATGCCCACCAACGACGTCGTCATCAAGAACGTCCCCGCCGTCCGAGTGGCGGAGCTGACCGCGACCGCCGCGAGCTTCGGGCCCGAGGACATCGGCCCCGTCATCGGGCCGCTCTACGACGAGCTGTTCCGGCTCCTGGACGCGGCCGGCATCGCCCCCACGGGCCCCGGCATCGCCTACTACGAGGACGCTCCCGAGGGCGGCGGCCGGATCACCGTCCACGCCGCCGTCCAGGTCTCCGCGCCTCTCCGGGACGGCGACTTCCGGGTCCTCGACCTGCCGTCCCTGGACCAGGCGGCGACCATCGTGCACCGCGGCTCGATGGACGCCGTGCTCCCCACCGCCCAGGCCCTGGCCCACTGGATCGACGCCAACGGCTACCGGCCCGCCGGGCACCCCCGCGAGATCAACCTGGAGTGCCCCGAGGACCGCGACGACTGGGTGACCGAACTCCAGGCACCGGTGACCCGGGCCTGACCGGTCGTTCCCGGACCGTCCGATC is a window of Nocardiopsis changdeensis DNA encoding:
- a CDS encoding UDP-N-acetylglucosamine 1-carboxyvinyltransferase, which produces MTHLRIRGGRPLAGVVRVQGSKNVFLHLASAALLSAHPVRLHNVPRITDTGVVADIIGAAGAQVSFDGAGMDVHAADVTSGVIPPDLGGMIRPTACFGAALLARTGRAVFPMPGGDAFAVRRIDLHLEAMRAAGAEVRTANGIVSARIRTGLCGFSFDCTTPGGFGPSLGATVTALLLAASARGESRVVSPSGEPEVHATAELLRRMGVPIEAENGVLLVEGRDRLAPAAARVPADRMAAGTLLLAGAITNGRVEVEDPTLDSLPRGFVDTLADVGLKLTRGIGTIRTTPSDLHPVTVETGVHPGYPTDLQPQLVALLTQTPGTSRVLERIYAQRATHVPGLVALGADVTARGQELTITGRSRLRGTTVHGDDIRAATALVLAALAARGTTRVYGVRHLRRGYEDLADTLGALGADITEEDH
- a CDS encoding helix-turn-helix domain-containing protein; this encodes MSGPHLSERLSIPLCFWSRAEVLHALEDHDAGALFRLVRQYCGASQQAIGAAVDLAQPHVSRIMSGRQRMTTLQSWQRVADGLEMPNDARCMIGLADARSAYIGGNSRSGASTAATGDLWSAPRTVEDIAEITLKDLMKRREALVVGGALVVGAALTETFEHWLLPPRGILDRGKGRLGESELRRIEAATVALRHWDDRWRLGIRRKAVVGQLSEVSELAETTQSASVQARLFVVMAELSKIAASMSYDAGDHPTAQKYYMLSLRAIHQAGPEHKLYGVGVLADMARQMLDTKNPRDALDISRIALDSAQAHKAPSTVLAMLRTREGWSYAGMGRAAAYTRSVAQAEELLEEGDADELPSWARNFDRAELLGVVGARYRDLALGQDDKVARTEYARSSADYIAQALRLRDPEKRRNRAFDLVGLGRTYLVLGEPEEAARVVAQAAGIERDLGSGRVRRRLHDWHREAAAFHREPAVAGVREELSNTLLAEPSTSKETA
- a CDS encoding serine hydrolase domain-containing protein, translated to MTETPTARSSVWADTALATMRGALDRMVGDRRTPGGIIAAGTVGTTPGYAVSGTVSPGGTIAPEPSTLYDVASLTKVVATWPLFGDAASRALVDLDAPVSGYFPGFAEGEGGSVTPREILTHTSGLMPATRLDLYSGEARDVAEAILSEPLDSPGRHRYINRGFILLGLLLARAEGRPLYDLLDEFAHRLGLAGFQYGPLPRGEHVAPTEQRLVGGYPVHGVVHDENAHTLGGVAGHAGVFASAGALAEFARLLLAAHDGKGGLSALSGYIGESWRPATRVNASTSRGLAWLLSDGGLVYHHGFTGTSLYLDPNAGRYMVVLTNAIAYGRERLGLPELRRLAADQFA
- a CDS encoding MerR family transcriptional regulator, whose translation is MFTIGDFARHGCVSVRMLRHYDATGLLRPAHVDPASGYRYYTAAQLSRLNRIIALKDLGFTLQQVREIVDEKVGADELRGMLRLRRADLETARTSAQARLLQVEARLRAIESEGHMPTNDVVIKNVPAVRVAELTATAASFGPEDIGPVIGPLYDELFRLLDAAGIAPTGPGIAYYEDAPEGGGRITVHAAVQVSAPLRDGDFRVLDLPSLDQAATIVHRGSMDAVLPTAQALAHWIDANGYRPAGHPREINLECPEDRDDWVTELQAPVTRA